A single Marinitoga aeolica DNA region contains:
- the trmB gene encoding tRNA (guanosine(46)-N7)-methyltransferase TrmB, which yields MHDKIGVLKYFLKPQHYDKYPLKWSEIFGNKKKIYVEIGFGSGEYMTALAKNNPDINFIGFETSLTALYKAQVKFYKNYIKNARVIQGDARLLIRELFPSNSISKLIVNFPCPWPKQRHKERRIFIESFINTLADVLKKGGTIELATDVDWYANEVYNNFKESEFFEAEEIIENFERPIKTKYELKWDKEGRNKYLFIAKKVKDNKIKRVLEGVSELPHKSIKNIDIDKLKQLKDKHIKENNMSFTVSSIYEDLLNDRYLLRVVSTDDDFMQQYYVSIYKKTNDWLVKLDSTTIPYRTPAVKFTIYKIAELVER from the coding sequence ATGCATGATAAAATCGGGGTATTAAAGTACTTTCTCAAACCCCAACATTATGATAAATATCCATTAAAATGGAGTGAAATTTTTGGAAATAAAAAAAAGATATATGTGGAAATTGGGTTTGGTAGCGGTGAATATATGACTGCTTTAGCCAAGAATAATCCAGATATTAATTTTATTGGATTCGAAACTTCATTAACTGCCCTATATAAAGCACAGGTGAAATTTTATAAAAACTATATAAAAAATGCACGTGTTATTCAAGGTGATGCAAGATTATTGATCAGAGAATTATTTCCTTCAAATTCAATTTCAAAATTAATAGTTAATTTTCCATGTCCATGGCCAAAACAAAGGCACAAAGAGAGACGTATATTCATAGAATCATTTATAAATACCCTTGCGGATGTTTTGAAAAAGGGAGGAACAATAGAATTAGCAACAGATGTTGATTGGTATGCAAATGAAGTATATAATAATTTCAAAGAATCTGAATTTTTTGAAGCAGAAGAAATAATAGAGAATTTCGAAAGACCTATAAAAACAAAATATGAATTAAAATGGGATAAAGAAGGAAGAAACAAATATTTATTTATAGCAAAAAAAGTTAAAGATAATAAAATCAAAAGAGTTTTGGAAGGAGTGAGTGAATTGCCACACAAATCCATTAAAAATATTGATATTGATAAATTAAAACAATTAAAAGATAAACATATTAAAGAAAATAACATGAGCTTTACAGTAAGTTCTATATATGAAGACCTTTTAAACGATAGATACTTATTAAGAGTAGTTTCAACTGATGATGATTTTATGCAACAATATTATGTATCAATTTATAAAAAAACTAATGATTGGCTTGTTAAACTAGATTCAACTACCATACCTTATAGAACACCAGCTGTTAAATTCACTATATACAAAATTGCTGAATTAGTTGAAAGATAA
- a CDS encoding ABC transporter ATP-binding protein, whose protein sequence is MILKVSNLVKKYGNLTAVNNISFEVNKGEVFGLLGPNGAGKTSTLKCILGLRKKDSGNIEVNGKIAYLPEKKELYKSYTVEKMIEITESITNNFSKEKAYNLINEFKLDKKTKISNLSHGMLTQLYISLTLAQDADLYILDEPTWGLDPLMRNTILDLIRELTYDGKSILYTSHILSEVEKIADRIAIMSKGKILENDYLDDIKNNYSAIALPKNEKTKGYLWKELENENIWIVKSSEGEKVTIDEIFEAIVKGEWK, encoded by the coding sequence GTGATTTTAAAAGTATCTAATTTAGTAAAAAAATATGGAAATTTAACTGCAGTTAATAATATTTCTTTTGAAGTAAATAAGGGTGAAGTTTTTGGATTATTAGGACCAAACGGTGCTGGTAAAACATCTACATTAAAATGCATATTAGGTTTAAGAAAAAAAGATAGCGGTAATATTGAAGTTAATGGAAAAATTGCATATTTACCAGAAAAAAAAGAATTATACAAAAGTTATACTGTAGAAAAAATGATAGAAATAACAGAGTCTATTACAAATAATTTTTCTAAGGAAAAAGCATATAACTTAATAAATGAATTTAAATTAGATAAAAAAACAAAAATATCTAATTTATCCCACGGAATGCTAACTCAACTATATATTTCATTAACTCTTGCACAAGATGCAGACTTATATATATTAGATGAACCAACATGGGGATTAGATCCGTTGATGAGAAATACTATATTAGATTTAATAAGAGAATTAACATATGATGGAAAAAGTATATTATACACAAGCCATATACTTTCTGAAGTAGAAAAGATTGCAGATAGAATTGCTATTATGTCAAAAGGAAAAATTTTAGAAAATGATTATTTAGATGATATAAAAAATAATTATTCTGCAATAGCATTACCAAAAAATGAAAAAACAAAAGGTTATCTATGGAAAGAATTAGAAAATGAAAATATATGGATTGTAAAAAGTAGTGAAGGTGAAAAGGTGACTATTGATGAAATATTTGAAGCTATTGTGAAGGGGGAATGGAAATGA
- a CDS encoding HD-GYP domain-containing protein: MKKNKITLYRLISKNIMTIVITGIVAVLIVITTISYLNFQKIENSFRENAKQLVSITFNSLYSTIYDFDARYYKGLDMFIEYLKTDQEDLDKKIMDFMYVNKRLGEEATITKVDMNTLNSKIKNKIKDLKNFDYFVELDLTSKNLIRNVYLKLNDNFYMLKTLLPVGKIENIISNLALLKEKYDFIKDINICTHTFEGLSDKFPELNKEDIEYLMKAFDTEKEVIIEKRNGINFYSIWKYEDEKTLFRPIGIVLKLDFSQFKTSMFINFLMFIIALGFILYIISKKAHRVSKQISKPFEIMLDNMKKFQETRYLEFDKIMEKCDIKEINELMTEYQKMTEDIMSSFEEINAMNEELESSYKEIEKVNNELEEAYLNFSTQLSIIAEGYDETTGNHVNRVGELSAFIAQKMGVKEETVEKIRYYAPLHDIGKIMIPKEILEKKGRLTEEEFEIMKKHTIYGSLLIGDSPKFEIARNIALYHHEKYNGNGYPYGLKGEEIPLCAAIVSVVDVYDALRSERPYKPAFSHEKTMDILINGDERTNPEDFHPDVLMILKEYEFEIRELWEKINQNSSKLLELLKEIDKK; encoded by the coding sequence ATGAAAAAAAATAAAATAACTTTATATCGGTTAATATCAAAAAATATTATGACTATAGTTATAACTGGTATAGTAGCAGTTTTAATCGTTATAACGACAATAAGTTATTTAAATTTTCAAAAAATTGAAAATTCATTTAGAGAAAATGCCAAACAACTTGTAAGTATAACTTTTAATTCATTATACAGCACAATATACGATTTCGATGCTAGATATTATAAAGGGTTGGACATGTTTATAGAATATTTAAAAACAGATCAAGAAGATTTAGATAAAAAAATAATGGATTTTATGTATGTAAACAAAAGATTAGGTGAAGAAGCAACCATAACTAAAGTGGATATGAACACTCTCAATTCAAAAATTAAAAACAAAATAAAAGATTTAAAAAATTTTGATTATTTTGTAGAACTTGATTTAACTTCTAAAAATCTTATCAGAAATGTTTATTTAAAATTAAATGATAACTTCTATATGTTGAAAACATTGTTACCTGTTGGAAAAATCGAAAATATTATAAGTAATCTTGCACTTTTAAAAGAAAAATATGATTTTATAAAAGACATAAATATCTGTACACACACATTTGAAGGGTTATCTGATAAATTTCCGGAATTAAACAAAGAAGATATAGAATATTTGATGAAAGCTTTTGATACAGAAAAAGAAGTAATAATTGAAAAAAGAAATGGGATTAACTTTTATAGTATATGGAAATATGAAGATGAAAAAACCCTTTTTAGACCTATAGGAATTGTATTAAAACTTGATTTTAGCCAATTTAAAACAAGTATGTTTATTAACTTTTTAATGTTTATTATAGCTCTTGGATTTATTTTATATATCATTTCAAAAAAAGCACACAGAGTTTCAAAACAAATATCCAAGCCTTTTGAAATTATGCTGGATAACATGAAAAAATTTCAAGAAACGAGATATCTTGAATTTGATAAAATTATGGAAAAATGTGATATTAAAGAAATAAATGAATTAATGACAGAATATCAAAAAATGACAGAAGATATTATGTCATCATTTGAAGAAATAAATGCTATGAATGAAGAATTGGAATCATCATATAAAGAAATAGAAAAGGTTAATAACGAATTAGAAGAGGCCTATTTGAATTTCAGTACACAGCTTTCAATAATTGCAGAAGGTTATGATGAAACAACTGGTAACCACGTAAATAGAGTAGGAGAATTATCAGCATTTATTGCTCAAAAAATGGGAGTAAAAGAAGAAACAGTTGAAAAAATAAGATATTATGCCCCGTTGCATGATATTGGTAAAATAATGATACCAAAAGAAATATTAGAAAAAAAAGGTAGATTAACAGAAGAAGAATTTGAAATAATGAAAAAACATACTATTTATGGATCTTTGTTAATAGGAGATTCGCCAAAATTTGAAATAGCTAGAAATATAGCTTTATATCATCATGAAAAATACAATGGTAATGGATATCCATATGGTTTAAAAGGTGAAGAAATTCCATTATGTGCTGCAATAGTATCAGTTGTTGATGTATATGATGCTTTACGTTCGGAGAGACCATATAAACCAGCATTTTCCCATGAAAAAACAATGGATATACTTATTAATGGAGATGAAAGAACGAATCCAGAAGATTTTCATCCAGATGTCTTAATGATTTTGAAAGAATATGAATTTGAAATAAGGGAATTATGGGAAAAAATAAATCAGAATAGTTCAAAATTACTGGAGTTATTAAAAGAGATTGATAAAAAGTAA
- a CDS encoding heavy metal-binding domain-containing protein translates to MIVTTVGYVPGYEFEEVLGVVIGNTVHSKHLGRDIAAAFKTLAGGEIKGYTEMLTEARNVAYNRMIDEAEKLGADAIIGMRFSSSAVMQGAAEILAYGTAVKLRKKD, encoded by the coding sequence ATGATAGTAACAACAGTTGGATATGTTCCAGGATACGAATTTGAGGAAGTTTTAGGTGTAGTTATAGGAAACACTGTTCATTCAAAACATTTAGGAAGAGATATTGCTGCTGCTTTTAAGACTTTAGCTGGTGGTGAAATTAAAGGATATACAGAAATGCTTACAGAAGCAAGAAATGTTGCATATAACAGGATGATTGATGAAGCAGAAAAATTAGGTGCAGACGCTATTATAGGTATGAGATTTTCAAGCTCCGCTGTAATGCAAGGTGCTGCTGAAATACTTGCTTACGGTACTGCTGTAAAATTAAGAAAAAAGGATTAA
- a CDS encoding ABC transporter ATP-binding protein, producing MKSILKYVFNQKKFILIAAIGMIGGVAAELILPYLNKVVIDNIIINKQTNLLFITLLSIFFITIFRALMGYVQEFTFDYVGSRISKSLKYDVFKHIQKLSFKYFDKTNTGELMSRISEDIDNIWMAFGFGIGLAIEFSLYFILGSIVLFYLNWKLALISLISAPFIAYLATKLENEIGKAFDKISDQTAVINTTAQENISGVRLVKAFAREKHEILKFLKLNDENYNLNIMKSRIWGKYFPTIEFLGNAALILVVTIGGMFVINENISLGTLVAFNGYMWMIVWPMRLIGWLSNILSQANASAKKIEKIFNEKEENYDGINLENVKGTLEFKNVSFKYENEYVLKNINFKIEAEKTLAIMGPTGSGKSTLISLISRFYEDYEGEILLDGINIKDISLKSLRKNISYIFQDTFLFSESVKENIKYGNENATDEDIINACIEAQAHDFIINLPEKYDTVVGERGLGLSGGQKQRLTIARGLLKHAPIIIFDDATSALDMDTEYELLKSIYSKEKQNTKIIIAHRISAVKNADEIIFLENGEIVERGNHEELLEKRGKYYDIFKEQFKDFEDLVRDEVI from the coding sequence ATGAAAAGTATATTAAAATATGTATTTAATCAAAAAAAGTTTATATTAATAGCTGCAATAGGTATGATAGGTGGTGTAGCTGCTGAATTAATACTTCCATATTTAAATAAAGTTGTTATTGATAATATAATTATCAACAAACAAACGAATTTATTGTTCATAACTTTATTATCCATATTTTTTATCACCATATTCAGAGCATTAATGGGTTATGTTCAAGAATTTACTTTTGATTATGTTGGTTCAAGAATAAGTAAATCATTAAAATATGATGTTTTTAAACATATACAAAAATTATCATTTAAATATTTTGATAAGACAAATACAGGAGAATTAATGTCAAGAATTAGTGAAGATATTGATAATATATGGATGGCATTTGGTTTTGGTATTGGGTTAGCTATTGAATTTTCATTATATTTTATTTTAGGTAGTATTGTATTATTCTATTTAAATTGGAAATTAGCATTAATTAGTTTAATATCTGCACCGTTTATAGCTTATTTAGCAACAAAATTAGAAAATGAAATAGGAAAAGCTTTTGATAAGATTAGTGATCAAACTGCTGTTATTAATACAACAGCACAAGAAAATATTTCTGGTGTAAGATTAGTTAAAGCATTTGCAAGAGAAAAACATGAAATATTGAAATTTTTGAAATTAAATGATGAGAATTATAATTTAAACATTATGAAATCAAGAATATGGGGTAAATATTTTCCAACAATAGAATTTTTAGGAAATGCTGCTTTGATTTTAGTAGTCACAATAGGAGGTATGTTTGTTATCAATGAAAATATATCTTTAGGTACATTAGTTGCATTTAATGGCTATATGTGGATGATTGTATGGCCAATGAGATTAATTGGATGGTTATCAAACATTTTATCTCAAGCAAATGCATCTGCTAAAAAAATTGAAAAAATATTTAATGAAAAAGAAGAAAATTATGATGGAATTAATTTAGAAAATGTAAAAGGTACATTAGAATTTAAAAATGTAAGTTTTAAATACGAAAATGAATATGTATTAAAAAATATTAATTTTAAAATTGAAGCAGAAAAAACTTTAGCTATTATGGGACCTACAGGTTCCGGAAAAAGTACTTTAATTTCTTTAATATCCAGATTCTACGAAGATTATGAAGGTGAAATATTACTCGATGGCATAAATATAAAAGATATTTCATTAAAATCATTAAGAAAGAATATTAGTTATATTTTCCAGGATACATTTCTATTTTCTGAATCTGTAAAAGAAAACATTAAATATGGAAATGAAAATGCTACTGATGAAGATATTATTAATGCATGTATTGAAGCTCAAGCACATGATTTTATTATTAATTTACCAGAAAAATATGATACCGTTGTAGGAGAAAGAGGACTTGGGTTATCTGGAGGTCAAAAACAACGTTTAACAATAGCTAGAGGATTATTAAAACATGCTCCTATTATTATATTTGATGATGCTACGTCCGCACTTGATATGGATACAGAATATGAATTATTGAAAAGTATATATTCTAAAGAAAAACAAAATACAAAAATCATTATAGCTCATAGGATATCTGCTGTAAAAAATGCTGATGAAATTATTTTCTTAGAAAATGGCGAAATAGTTGAAAGAGGAAATCATGAGGAATTATTAGAGAAGCGTGGAAAATACTATGATATATTTAAAGAACAATTTAAAGACTTTGAAGATTTAGTAAGAGATGAGGTGATCTAA
- a CDS encoding ABC transporter permease subunit yields MRKEFLDMKVRAIVIFIITLILFFSIAPFQNILLGVLEKNKAVIETYANKFGLNSMISQLHDWNFYIFTQWFGKNFGQMIPIFAIILAFPLFSREIENGTMEFLLVRKSRDYVFYSKVFSSLIIGFSIIIIGSILPIIYSFFTGKDFLNEYALKYIVHGLITVWFWNNITVFFSIIFNDQVKPILSSAGLLAIITALGFIKPLKWLNTYSYALGEKILSEGKINWIYSESLFVVGGFILLASYYIFKNKEI; encoded by the coding sequence ATGAGAAAAGAATTTTTAGATATGAAAGTTAGAGCAATTGTAATTTTTATAATAACTCTTATTTTATTCTTTTCTATTGCTCCATTTCAAAATATTTTACTTGGTGTATTAGAAAAAAATAAAGCTGTAATTGAAACATATGCAAATAAATTTGGTCTTAATAGTATGATTTCACAATTACATGATTGGAATTTTTATATATTCACACAATGGTTTGGAAAAAATTTTGGTCAAATGATACCTATTTTTGCAATTATTTTAGCATTTCCTCTTTTTTCAAGAGAAATAGAAAATGGAACTATGGAATTTTTATTGGTTAGAAAATCTCGTGATTATGTATTTTATTCAAAAGTTTTTTCAAGTTTAATTATTGGATTTTCTATTATTATAATAGGTAGCATTTTACCAATAATATACTCATTTTTTACTGGAAAAGATTTCTTAAATGAATATGCATTAAAGTATATTGTTCATGGTTTAATTACTGTGTGGTTTTGGAATAATATTACAGTATTCTTTTCTATAATTTTCAATGACCAAGTTAAACCAATTTTATCTTCTGCTGGATTATTAGCAATTATTACTGCACTTGGATTCATAAAACCATTAAAATGGTTAAATACTTATAGTTATGCATTGGGTGAAAAAATACTATCAGAAGGCAAAATAAATTGGATATATTCTGAAAGCTTATTTGTTGTTGGTGGTTTTATATTATTAGCCAGTTATTATATATTTAAAAACAAAGAAATTTAA
- a CDS encoding alpha/beta fold hydrolase gives MKKLAIFLVLILSIVGFSKYQNTAIIYLKYLYSHQFDKAIDMSIEIMKKQLPESKLKQTWETIEKAYGNFQGIEKIDFTKNGEYEVYIITSKFEKTKLSIIISVDKNGKIAGLFFNQAKNYTYNIPSYADTSKFKEIDITLGEKWKLNGKLTVPNGKGPFSAVILIHGSGPNDMDETIGPNKPFRDLAYGLSTNGIVVLRYDKRTKIYGNKMKNITLNDEVFEDVNYAIDYLKKLNYVDKIYILGHSLGGYLAPYIAKNNDNISGIILMAAPARALEDLSIEQLQYLKKFEDAENIKVYDILIEQLKKIKNNELDDNVNVLGAPVYYYKELREYMPTKYLPDLNLPILILQGKRDYQVTEKDYDILKKYTKKEQSKLYDDLNHLFIKGEGDPNPYEYYSEGHVDKKVIKDIVDWIKDN, from the coding sequence ATGAAAAAATTAGCTATTTTTCTTGTATTAATACTATCAATTGTTGGATTTTCAAAATATCAAAATACAGCTATTATTTATTTAAAATACTTATACTCACATCAATTTGATAAAGCTATTGATATGAGTATAGAAATTATGAAAAAACAATTACCCGAATCAAAATTAAAGCAAACATGGGAAACAATAGAAAAAGCATATGGAAATTTTCAAGGTATAGAAAAAATAGATTTTACAAAAAATGGTGAATATGAAGTATATATAATTACATCAAAATTTGAAAAAACAAAATTATCTATAATTATTAGTGTAGATAAAAATGGAAAAATTGCTGGATTATTTTTTAATCAGGCAAAAAATTATACATATAATATACCAAGTTATGCAGATACATCTAAATTCAAAGAAATAGACATAACATTAGGTGAAAAATGGAAATTAAATGGAAAACTAACTGTACCAAATGGAAAAGGACCATTTTCTGCTGTTATTTTAATACACGGCTCTGGCCCAAATGACATGGATGAAACTATTGGCCCAAATAAGCCTTTTAGGGATTTAGCATATGGATTATCAACAAATGGAATTGTTGTTTTAAGATATGATAAAAGAACTAAAATATACGGAAATAAAATGAAAAATATTACTTTAAACGATGAAGTATTTGAAGATGTAAATTATGCAATAGATTATCTAAAAAAACTAAATTATGTTGATAAAATTTATATTTTAGGTCATAGTTTAGGTGGATATTTAGCTCCATATATTGCAAAAAATAATGATAATATATCTGGTATAATATTAATGGCAGCACCAGCTAGAGCATTAGAAGATTTAAGTATAGAACAATTGCAATATTTAAAAAAATTCGAAGATGCTGAAAATATTAAGGTTTATGATATTCTTATTGAACAATTAAAAAAGATTAAAAATAATGAGTTAGATGATAATGTAAATGTACTTGGTGCACCAGTATATTATTATAAAGAATTAAGGGAATATATGCCTACTAAATATTTACCTGATTTAAATTTACCTATTTTAATATTACAGGGAAAAAGAGATTATCAAGTAACAGAAAAAGATTATGATATTTTAAAAAAATATACAAAAAAAGAACAGTCTAAATTATATGATGATTTAAATCATTTATTCATTAAGGGTGAAGGGGATCCAAATCCATATGAATATTATAGTGAAGGACATGTTGATAAAAAAGTTATTAAAGATATTGTTGATTGGATAAAAGATAATTGA
- a CDS encoding GntR family transcriptional regulator, translating into MWFYIDFHSHIPVYAQIKNKIKEKIAKKEIQKDEFIPSIRVLAKEIGVNLNTVARAYRELEQEGIIKSVRGSGYIVIGIDKDRLLNDKIEEFKKVVLSAKNLKIEKNKLLKVIDEIYGGE; encoded by the coding sequence ATGTGGTTTTATATAGATTTTCATTCACATATTCCTGTATATGCACAAATAAAAAATAAAATAAAGGAAAAAATTGCTAAAAAAGAAATTCAAAAAGATGAATTTATTCCTTCAATAAGAGTATTAGCTAAAGAAATTGGAGTAAATTTAAATACTGTGGCAAGAGCTTATAGAGAGCTTGAACAAGAAGGAATAATAAAATCTGTTAGAGGATCAGGATATATTGTCATAGGTATAGATAAGGATAGATTGTTAAATGACAAAATAGAAGAATTCAAAAAAGTTGTCCTCTCTGCAAAAAATTTAAAGATAGAGAAAAATAAATTATTAAAGGTAATTGATGAAATATATGGAGGTGAATAA
- a CDS encoding ABC transporter ATP-binding protein produces MKFEKINTVFRIFKYLKPFIPKTILVIFLMVTVMVINLINPYFFKVAIDDYISNKDIRGLIIIGGILLLLNIIALVLSRIRIVEMGKITNKIVLNIRHELYEHIQKLSFSFFDSRPVGKILARVVNDVNSLEQLFSNSITSLIPELLTLIFVAGIMFYMNYKLALASMIILPLLIFGLFLIESISRKRWMEYRNNRSELNAFTHEDISGIRVVKSFTAENKTNRKFKFLTDKMMNSFVNAVKVNDWFWAMVFISWGIGSVLVFYLSVKMIDLNQVTVGTVVAFVGYIGMFWRPIMNLSNFYNSLVTNISAGERIFEILDTKPDIVNPKDAKIMPKIKGEVEFKNVTFAYDREIVLNNVSFKIKPGETIALVGPTGAGKTTIVNLISRFYDPQKGQILIDGHDIKKVDLESLRSQMGIMLQDTFLFSDTIKNNIRYGKLDATDEEIIEAAKAVHAHDFIIKLEKGYNTDVNERGVRLSIGERQLISFARALLANPRILILDEATSNIDTYTEKLVQDGIKKLLKGRTSFVIAHRLSTIRNADRIFYIDNGEILEVGNHEELMAKKGHYYNLYISQFKFLELGA; encoded by the coding sequence ATGAAGTTTGAAAAAATAAATACCGTTTTTAGAATATTTAAATATTTAAAACCATTTATACCAAAAACTATTTTAGTTATATTTTTAATGGTAACAGTTATGGTAATTAATTTAATTAATCCTTATTTTTTTAAAGTGGCTATTGATGATTATATATCTAATAAAGACATAAGAGGTTTAATTATTATTGGTGGAATATTATTATTATTAAATATTATTGCTTTAGTTTTATCAAGAATAAGAATTGTAGAAATGGGAAAGATTACTAATAAGATTGTATTGAATATACGTCATGAATTATATGAACATATACAAAAATTATCTTTTTCATTTTTTGATAGTCGTCCTGTGGGTAAAATATTAGCCAGGGTTGTAAATGATGTAAATTCATTAGAACAATTATTTTCTAATAGTATTACCAGTTTAATACCAGAATTATTAACTTTGATCTTTGTTGCTGGAATCATGTTCTATATGAATTATAAACTTGCATTAGCTTCTATGATTATTTTACCCTTATTAATATTTGGATTATTTTTAATAGAAAGTATAAGTAGAAAAAGATGGATGGAATATAGGAATAACAGGTCTGAATTAAACGCTTTTACACATGAGGATATTTCGGGTATTAGAGTTGTTAAATCATTTACTGCAGAAAATAAGACAAATAGAAAATTTAAGTTTTTAACAGATAAAATGATGAATTCTTTTGTAAATGCTGTTAAGGTTAATGATTGGTTCTGGGCAATGGTTTTTATATCCTGGGGAATTGGAAGCGTATTAGTATTTTATTTAAGTGTTAAAATGATTGATTTAAATCAAGTTACTGTAGGTACTGTTGTTGCTTTCGTTGGATATATTGGAATGTTTTGGAGACCTATAATGAATTTAAGTAATTTCTATAATTCATTGGTTACTAATATTTCGGCAGGTGAGAGAATATTTGAAATTTTAGATACAAAACCAGATATTGTAAATCCAAAAGATGCTAAAATAATGCCAAAAATAAAAGGTGAAGTTGAATTCAAAAATGTTACTTTTGCATACGATAGAGAAATTGTATTGAATAATGTATCTTTTAAAATCAAACCTGGTGAAACTATTGCTTTGGTTGGACCAACAGGAGCAGGAAAAACAACAATAGTAAATTTAATTAGTAGATTTTATGATCCACAAAAAGGTCAAATATTAATAGATGGTCATGATATTAAAAAGGTTGATTTAGAATCATTACGTTCTCAAATGGGAATTATGCTACAAGATACATTTTTATTTTCTGATACAATAAAAAATAATATTAGATATGGAAAATTAGATGCTACTGATGAAGAAATAATAGAAGCAGCTAAAGCTGTACATGCACATGATTTTATAATCAAATTAGAAAAAGGATATAATACTGATGTAAATGAAAGAGGGGTTAGATTATCAATTGGTGAAAGACAATTAATATCCTTTGCAAGAGCATTATTAGCAAATCCAAGAATATTAATTCTTGATGAAGCTACTTCTAATATTGACACATATACAGAAAAATTAGTACAGGATGGAATTAAAAAATTATTAAAGGGTAGAACATCATTTGTTATTGCTCATAGGTTATCTACAATTAGGAATGCTGACAGAATATTCTATATTGATAATGGAGAAATTCTTGAAGTAGGTAATCATGAAGAATTAATGGCTAAAAAAGGTCATTATTATAATCTATATATTTCACAATTTAAATTTTTAGAATTAGGAGCATAA
- a CDS encoding MFS transporter: MKKNLRYILILPFLQVFVQVGIASSFPQLTKIFDSTLLASTFIGITPLVSIIFGSFWGKILESKGESKTFLYSMALWSTAIYLSGLSLKLPILAIIFRAIQGIADSALFSNALTVISKAEFSQKEQTKYFGLVEFLASFGAVMGPIIIGTGFIYMSHYILMTVGVILFIGTLFVYKQLPIIEIHSENVKKQVTKFSPRIFLAAFFGILTLAVIVGFQATMPLFIEKHISNPIFGKIYISIFALSLMLGNLFKHKISGVKIWIPLATFATLILAIFLSTFSIVVFLLLIVISGLFLGLSLTMSSEYASYLSVGFEEKGMAVFSAFRISGNFFGPYLSLFYSMGGMNFFMLVLSIISLISTIFLFNFKRNYNEIKEI; encoded by the coding sequence TTGAAAAAAAATTTAAGATATATTCTTATATTACCCTTTTTACAGGTTTTTGTTCAGGTAGGTATAGCTTCGTCTTTTCCACAATTAACAAAAATATTTGATTCTACCTTACTTGCAAGTACATTTATAGGAATTACGCCTTTAGTATCGATTATTTTTGGTTCTTTTTGGGGAAAAATATTAGAGAGTAAAGGTGAAAGTAAAACATTTTTATATTCAATGGCTTTATGGAGTACAGCAATATATTTATCAGGTTTATCTTTAAAATTGCCTATATTAGCAATAATTTTTCGTGCAATTCAGGGTATAGCTGATTCGGCATTATTTTCTAACGCTTTAACTGTAATTTCAAAAGCAGAATTCTCACAAAAAGAACAAACGAAATATTTTGGATTGGTAGAATTCTTAGCAAGTTTTGGTGCTGTAATGGGTCCTATAATAATAGGAACAGGTTTTATTTATATGTCTCATTATATATTAATGACTGTGGGAGTTATATTATTTATAGGAACATTATTTGTTTATAAGCAATTACCAATTATAGAAATACATTCAGAAAATGTTAAAAAACAGGTTACTAAATTTTCGCCAAGAATATTTTTGGCAGCATTTTTTGGAATTTTAACTCTTGCTGTTATTGTCGGATTTCAAGCAACAATGCCTTTATTTATAGAAAAACATATTAGTAACCCTATTTTTGGAAAGATTTATATATCAATATTCGCTTTATCTTTGATGCTCGGAAATCTTTTTAAACATAAAATTAGTGGAGTAAAAATATGGATTCCATTAGCAACATTTGCAACATTAATATTAGCAATATTTTTAAGTACATTTTCTATAGTTGTATTTTTATTGTTAATAGTTATTTCAGGTTTATTCCTTGGATTATCATTAACAATGAGCAGCGAATATGCATCATATCTTTCAGTAGGATTTGAAGAAAAAGGAATGGCAGTATTTTCTGCATTTAGAATAAGTGGAAATTTCTTTGGACCATATTTATCTTTATTTTATTCAATGGGTGGAATGAATTTCTTTATGCTGGTATTATCAATTATAAGTTTAATATCAACCATATTTTTGTTTAATTTTAAAAGAAATTATAATGAAATAAAAGAAATATAA